Proteins from a genomic interval of Cervus elaphus chromosome 13, mCerEla1.1, whole genome shotgun sequence:
- the HAPLN3 gene encoding hyaluronan and proteoglycan link protein 3, whose product MGLRLPIPLLLLGCVSGLPFYNGFYYSNRANGRNLGNGYSDGIFNGVKLVVETPEETLFSHRGANVTLPCRYHYEPALASPRPVRIKWWKLSENGVPEQDVLVAIGLRQRTFGDYRGRVHLRQDRVREVSLEIRDLRLEDYGRYRCEVIDGLEDESGLVELELRGVVFPYQHPQGRYKFNFHEAQQACEEQDAVVASFEQLFRAWEEGLDWCNAGWLQDASVQYPITQARHPCGGPGLAPGVRSYGPRHHRLHRYDVFCFAVALRGQVYYLEHPEKLTLTEAREACREDGAQIAKVGQLFAAWKFRGLDRCDAGWLADGSARYPVAHPRSNCGTLEPGVRSFGFPDPHSRKYGVYCYRPR is encoded by the exons ATGGGCCTGCGGCTCCCGATCCCGCTGCTCCTGCTGGGCTGCGTCTCCGGCCTGCCTTTCTACAACGGCTTCTACTACTCCAACCGTGCCAACGGCCGGAACCTGGGCAATGGCTACAGCGACG GCATCTTCAATGGAGTGAAGCTGGTGGTAGAGACGCCGGAGGAGACCCTGTTTTCCCACCGAGGCGCCAACGTGACCCTGCCCTGCCGCTACCACTACGAGCCAGCCCTGGCCTCTCCACGGCCCGTGCGCATCAAATGGTGGAAGCTGTCGGAGAATGGGGTCCCGGAGCAGGATGTGCTGGTGGCCATTGGGCTGAGACAGCGCACCTTTGGGGATTACCGAGGCCGGGTGCACCTGCGGCAGGACAGAGTGCGGGAGGTGTCGCTGGAGATCCGGGACCTGCGACTGGAGGACTATGGACGCTACCGCTGCGAGGTCATCGATGGGCTGGAGGATGAGAGCGGCCTGGTAGAGTTGGAGCTTCGGG GTGTGGTCTTTCCTTACCAGCACCCCCAAGGGCGCTACAAGTTCAACTTCCACGAAGCCCAGCAGGCCTGCGAGGAGCAGGATGCGGTGGTGGCCTCCTTCGAGCAGCTGTTCCGGGCCTGGGAGGAGGGCCTGGACTGGTGCAACGCAGGCTGGCTGCAGGACGCCTCGGTGCAGTACCCCATCACGCAGGCCCGGCACCCCTGTGGAGGCCCGGGCCTGGCCCCCGGCGTGCGCAGCTACGGCCCGCGCCACCACCGCCTGCACCGCTACGACGTCTTCTGCTTCGCTGTTGCCCTCAGGG GGCAGGTGTACTACCTGGAGCACCCTGAGAAGCTGACGCTGACAGAGGCAAGGGAGGCCTGCCGGGAAGATGGCGCTCAGATCGCGAAGGTGggccagctctttgcagcctggAAGTTCCGTGGCCTGGACCGCTGCGATGCTGGCTGGCTGGCAGATGGCAGTGCCCGCTACCCTGTGGCTCACCCACGTTCCAACTGTGGGACCCTGGAGCCTGGGGTCCGAAGCTTTGGCTTCCCAGACCCACACAGCCGCAAGTACGGTGTCTATTGCTACCGGCCGCGCTAG